TTCATTTTTGATTTTATTAATGAAATCTTGCAATTTTTTACCTTTATGAATTTTTGCATCGATTTTATAGAAAAAGAGTTAAAATCAAGATAAAAAGCGCGAAATTTAAGCACACTTTGATATAATTTCTCAAACTTTCAAAGGAGCTAAAATGACCATATTTGAAAAGATCGTTGCCGGTGAAATTCCTTGTAACAAAGTGCTTGAGAGCGAGAAATTTCTAGCTTTTAACGACATCAACCCAAAAGCGCCGATCCATATCCTCATCATCCCCAAAAAACACTACAAAAACTTCCAAGAGATGGATCCAGTTTTGATGGGTGAGATGACTAAATTTATCCAAGAAGTGGCGAGCTTAATGGGCGTTGATAAGAGCGGTTACCGCCTCATAACAAACTGTGGCGAAAACGGCGGTCAAGAGGTCATGCACCTGCACTTTCACCTACTTGCTGGCGCAAAACTTGGCTGGAGCGAAGGCGTAGCTGATCCACAAAGCACATTTTAAAAACAAAATTTAGACTCTTTTTGAGTCTAAATTTCACTTCGTATTTTTACTTTTTAAAACATCATAAATTTAAATAAATTTATCTCCTAGCAGCTTTTACCGCCTCAAGTAGCTCTTCAAAGCCCGCTTTGCTTGAGTGCTCGACGTCTTTTAATATCTCGACACCTGCTAAATGTCCCTTATCTTTGTCAGCAAAAATCGCCATAGCCTTATCTAGTCCGTGATGGACATTTTCGTGGTGCGCAGCTATGCTTGAGAGGGTTCTTGGATCTTTTATGATGGTATTTTTCACATCTTTTTCATACCACTTGCCAAATCTACACTCATGCACACTTTGAATTTTATTTATCTCGCCAAGCAAGACGCCTCGGTAGCCATTTAACTTCATGTTGATGTGATCTATCTTACCGTTACTTACATTTACTTCGTTTGTGACATTTAGAGCTTGGTTTAGGATATTTTGCGTGTTGGCATTTACACTTGAGATGTTGCCTTCAAAACCACCTAAAATTTGCATCGCATTTGCTGAAATTTTAGAGAAACTCTCACTCATTTCGATCATCGTGTTCGCACTTTGCTTAAGGCCATTTATATTTACTTCAACCTCAAGTGTAGCCTTTTGCGTGCGCTCAGCAAGCTTTCTAACCTCATCTGCAACGACTGCAAAGCCTCGTCCATGTTCGCCCGCACGAGCCGCCTCGATAGCAGCATTTAGCGCTAGCAAATTTGTCTGATCTGAGATATCTTTTATGAGATTTATGATCTCAACGATAGAATTTACGCTTCCATCAAGCGAAGAAGCGTCATTTGAGAGATCGCCACTCATCTGGCTTACTTGCTCGATCGAGCTTAAAATTTCAGCCGTTTGAGACTTTAGCTCGCCTGTTTCTTTGAAGGTTTTTTCATTTAAATGGTTTATATTTTCAAGCATTTTTAGGTTTTCTTCGATGGTTGATTGTAAGAAATTCATACCATCTTGATAGCTAGTAAGCAACAAATTTACAGCCTCTTGCTTATCCTTAGCTTGCTCTTTTGGCTCGCAAGTTTTGGCATTTTTTAGCTCATTTTTAAGTGCTAAAATCTCAGCTTTTAAAGCTTCATTTTCTCTCTCTAAAGCTTCATTTTTACTACCAAGCTCTTTACTTTTGCTGTCAAAAAACATTTTTCATCCTTTAAAATTCGTAAATTTTGCGTAATTATAACTCTTTTTACTTAAGCCAGTCGTCTAAAATTTGAATTTGCTCTTCAACGCTTTTATTTGCCGTGCCGCCTTTTGAAGTGCGAGCCTCTTTTGAAGCGTGCAGATCTAGAAATTTAATGGCATTTTCATCTAAATTTTCATCGACACTTTTTAGCTGCTCTTTGTTTAGCTCGCTTAGATCAAGCCCCAAGCTTTCAGCCTTTGCCACAGCCTTGCCGGTGATAAAATGCGCCGTTCTAAATGGGATATTTTTCTCACGCACTAGATAGTCCGCTAGATCAGTGGCACTTAGATGCCCTGTTTTTGTCGCTTTTAGCATATTTTTTTCATTAAATTTAGCCGTTTTTATCATCTCATTTAGGATAGTAGCAGAGCTTAAAATGGTCGCAACACTATCAAAAACGCCCTCTTTATCTTCTTGCATATCTTTATTGTAAGCAAGTGGTAAGCCCTTCATCGTAGTTAGCAGCGCTACTAAATTTCCATTTACACGCCCAGTTTTACCGCGTATGAGCTCAGCGACGTCTGGATTTTTCTTTTGAGGCATGATGGAGCTGCCAGTGCTATAAGCGTCACTAATGCTTACAAAGCCAAATTCTTGCGAGCTCCAGAGTATGAGCTCCTCGCAAAGCCTAGAAGCGTGCGTCATAAAAACGCTAATGTTAAATAAAATCTCCAGCGCAAAGTCGCGGTCGCTCACGCTATCCATCGCATTTTGCGTGCAGCCTGCAAAGCCTAGCTCGCTTGCAACGATGCTCCTATCTATCTTGTGCGGCGTGCCTGCAAGGGCTGCTGAGCCAAGCGGACTTAGGTTGTTTCGCTCATAAGAGCTAACAAATCGCTCAAAATCCCTCTTAAACATAAACGCGTAGGCTAGTAAATGGTAGCTAAGGCTTACTGGCTGGGCATGCTGAAGGTGCGTGTAGCCTGGCATTAGCGTATCTTTGTGGTTTTTGGCTAAATTTGCAAGCGTAGCGATGAGCTCTTTAATGAGAGATGAAATTTCTAAATTTTTCTTCAAAACATAAAATTTAAAATCAAGCGCAACCTGATCATTTCTGCTTCTAGCTGTGTGAAGTCTGCCACCAAGCTCAGCTCCGATGATCTCGCTAAGGCGCTTTTCAACCGCCATGTGGATATCTTCATCCTCTATCTTAAAAGCAAATTTACCAGCCCTTATCTCAGCTAAAACCTCATCAAGCCCCTTGATGATCGCCTCTGACTCATCTTTTTTCAAAATTCCGCAAATTCCTAGCATTTTAGCGTGCGCCTTACTGCCAGCGATGTCCTCTTCAAAAAGATTTTTATCAAAATTTATAGAAGCGTTAAATTCCTCAAGCAACTTCGAGCTAGCCTCGCTAAATCTGCCCTCCCACATCTTTTTATGTGCGTTTTCATCTTTTTTCATAGCTTTGCCTTTGATTAGTTTTGCATGATTTTAACAAAAAGGTGCTTAACTAGGCTTTTACAAGCATTTTAAAAATAAAATTTTTGATCAAAAAAGAGAAATGTAATATAAAAATTATGCTAGAGTAGTAAAAAAGTTATATATATAATTTACATTTAAGGTTATTAAAATATAATTCGCTCAGCAACTTTTTAAAAACTATTTCAAGTTTTTTGATTTTTTGCCGATATAGTTATAAATGAAGAAATAAACTAAAAAGGAAGGACGATATGCAAATAGATGCAAATATGAACTCAAATGTTTTCTATCACAACGGCTACACATCTATATCATCAAGTAGCGCTAAAACCAGCATATTAGTATCTTCTGGCTATGGTACAAAAGATATCGTTAGAAGTAATGATGTGCATGTCGAACAAAGAGAAGAGGTTAGACAAAAACCTACAATTATTAGAAAAGAAGATGTCACAGAGTTACAAAAAAATTTAGAAAAATTACAAGATCAAAGAAGTGATATAGCTGATCAAATTTCAAGCATCCAACACCTGAAAGATCGTGATTCTATGCAGATGCTTCATCATCTAAATTTAGAACAATCAAGCATTCAGAATAACATTTTAAGTATTAAAACTCAGATGACAGAAATGGTACAGGCTTAAGACTAAGCCTTACCGATAATAGTTTTTAAAACCAAACAAAAATCCTCTAAAAAGTATCCCATTGACTTATAGAAGTTACTGCTAGTATTTTGTTCTAGCTCTTTTGCAAGTTGCTCGGCATAAGGTAAGAAAAATGAGAGGCTAAAAGCAGCAAGAAGTTGCATAGACTCTTTTGTCGCCTCTTTTTTTAAGATATTTGCTATCAAAATGAGCTGATTTGAAATACTATCAACCTCACCCATTTTTGGCTCAAAATTTATTGCTTTATAAAATTGCGCCAAATCATCTTTTGCGCTTGAAAAATAGTAGCTTGCTTCAAATTTTGCCTTCAAAATGACAAAATCATCACACAAGGCCGCACTACTCTCATCTTTGATAAATTTAGCGTAAAGCTCATTTCCTTTTACATTCGCATCGCTCTTTGTCTGCGTTATCCACGCATTTGTCTTTTTGATACGCATAAAAGATGAGACACCCAAGATGCCGTTAAAATTTGTAGCAAGTGCAGCCGCTACGACGCTGTAAAGCTCTCCAAGTCTCAAATTTAATCCTTAAGTTGCAAATATCTAAGTCTAAGTGCATTTAGCACGACAGTAACCGAGCTTAAGCACATCGCCATCGAGCCATAAACTGGGCTTAGAAGCAGTCCAAATATAGGATAGAGCACGCCAGCAGCCACTGGTATGCAAATGGCGTTATACATAAATGCCCAAAACAAATTCTCTTTTATGTTAGCAATAGTCGCATTTGCAAGCTTTACAAGCCCGCTCACGCCACGCAAGTCATTTTTTACAAGCACGATATCACCAGCGCCTTTAGCGATGTCTGAGCCTGAGTTCATAGCGATGCCAACGCTTGCTTCTTTAAGCGATGGCGAGTCGTTTATGCCGTCCCCTACAAAGATCACGCCACCTCGGCTCATGAGCTCTTTTACTTTGTTAAATTTATCCTCTGGCAGCATATTTGCATAATACTCGCTCACATTTAGCTTGCTAGCGATATTTGCCACTACTTTTTTATCATCACCTGAGAGGATCACGCTTTGTAAATTTAGCCTTGAAAGCTCGTTTATAACGCTATTTGCTTCATTTTTTAGCTCATCACTTAGTGTTAAAAATCCGCTAAATTTTTGATTTACCGCACAAAGTATGACGCCACTGCCATCATTTGTAGCCTCTTTTATCGCCAAACTATCAGCTTCATTTAGCAAGATATCGTTTGCTGCGAGCAGCTTTTTGTTACCTATTATTATCTTGTTACTCTCGTCTTCATAGACGATGCCTTGACCAACTACGTTTTGGAATTTGCCATTTAGCTTTTGTAAATTTATGTAATTTTGTTTTGCGTATCTTACGATCGCTTTTGAGATCGGATGCTCGCTTAAATTTTCAGCAGATGCCACTAGCTCTAGCTCTTTTTCGCTCAAATTTGAACTTTTGACGCTGATTAGCCCCTTACTTAGCGTGCCAGTTTTGTCAAATGCTACAAATTTAGCATCTTTTATAAGCTCCAAAACCTCTGGATTTTTCACCAAAATCCCAGCTTTTGCACCACGCGAGAGGGAGCTTACGATTGCTATTGGCGTGGCAAGTCCTAGTGCGCATGGGCATGAGATGATGAGCACGCAGATCGCGCTAGAGATCGCATAGGCGAAATTTCCACTAAAAATTATCCATATAAAAAATGTAAGAACTGAGATCGCCACGACGCTTGGCACAAAGATGTTTGCTATCTTGTCAGCCAACCGTCCGATAGGCATCTTTTTAGAGCTAGCGTCGCTTAGTAGGCTTAAAATTTGAGATAGCAAGCTCTCAAAAGAGCTCTTTGTCACCTTGACGCTTATGTAGCCATTTGTGTTTAGAGTGCCGGCAAATACGCTATCTCCCACCTCTTTATAAACTGGCAAGCTCTCTCCTGTAAGCATAGAAGCATCTATCTCAGCGCCACCTTGAACTATCACGCCATCACTTGGGATGTTGTAGCCATTTTTTACGATGACGATGTCGCCTACTTTTAGCTCATTTACATTTACCTCTTTACTATTTCCATCTGGCATAACCAAAAAGGCGGTCTTTGGTGAAATTTTAAGTAGCGTCTTTAGGTAGTCGCCAGCTTTTGCTTTTGAGCGCTCTTCAAGGTACTTGCCAAGCAAAACAAAGGCTATTATCATCGCTGCGCCTGAGACATAGACGTTTTTTAGATCATCTGGGATGAAATTTGAAAAGATCACAACAAAAAGCGAGTATAAAAACGCACTACCGCTTCCAAGAGCTACAAGCACGTTCATATCGTAGTTTTTGTTTTTAACAGCCTCTATGGCGTGAACAAAGAAGTCTTTGCCACTAAAAGCTAGCACCAAAAATGCTAAAACTAGCATGAGTAAATTTACTAGCAAGCTCTGAGGTGCGAACATCTCAAGCGCCATTATCACGATGCTTGTGATAAATGCAAATATAAATTTATTTCTTATCGAGGTTATATGCTCGTCTCTTTTGGCTTCAAATTCATCGATATTTGTCGCCACAAAGTAGCCAAGCTTCTTTATCTTTTGCTCTAAAACTTCACGCACGCTGGCGTCTTTTAGGACAAACTCACCGCTTGCATTTGCAAAATTTACATTTGCTTCAAGCACCCCATCTATCTTTTTAGAAACTTTCTCGATAGCATTTGAGCAATTT
Above is a window of Campylobacter concisus DNA encoding:
- a CDS encoding histidine triad nucleotide-binding protein, whose translation is MTIFEKIVAGEIPCNKVLESEKFLAFNDINPKAPIHILIIPKKHYKNFQEMDPVLMGEMTKFIQEVASLMGVDKSGYRLITNCGENGGQEVMHLHFHLLAGAKLGWSEGVADPQSTF
- a CDS encoding CZB domain-containing protein, whose translation is MKLNGYRGVLLGEINKIQSVHECRFGKWYEKDVKNTIIKDPRTLSSIAAHHENVHHGLDKAMAIFADKDKGHLAGVEILKDVEHSSKAGFEELLEAVKAARR
- the argH gene encoding argininosuccinate lyase, producing the protein MKKDENAHKKMWEGRFSEASSKLLEEFNASINFDKNLFEEDIAGSKAHAKMLGICGILKKDESEAIIKGLDEVLAEIRAGKFAFKIEDEDIHMAVEKRLSEIIGAELGGRLHTARSRNDQVALDFKFYVLKKNLEISSLIKELIATLANLAKNHKDTLMPGYTHLQHAQPVSLSYHLLAYAFMFKRDFERFVSSYERNNLSPLGSAALAGTPHKIDRSIVASELGFAGCTQNAMDSVSDRDFALEILFNISVFMTHASRLCEELILWSSQEFGFVSISDAYSTGSSIMPQKKNPDVAELIRGKTGRVNGNLVALLTTMKGLPLAYNKDMQEDKEGVFDSVATILSSATILNEMIKTAKFNEKNMLKATKTGHLSATDLADYLVREKNIPFRTAHFITGKAVAKAESLGLDLSELNKEQLKSVDENLDENAIKFLDLHASKEARTSKGGTANKSVEEQIQILDDWLK
- a CDS encoding oxidoreductase is translated as MRLGELYSVVAAALATNFNGILGVSSFMRIKKTNAWITQTKSDANVKGNELYAKFIKDESSAALCDDFVILKAKFEASYYFSSAKDDLAQFYKAINFEPKMGEVDSISNQLILIANILKKEATKESMQLLAAFSLSFFLPYAEQLAKELEQNTSSNFYKSMGYFLEDFCLVLKTIIGKA
- a CDS encoding heavy metal translocating P-type ATPase; translation: MPLKVKLNIAGMSCVNCSNAIEKVSKKIDGVLEANVNFANASGEFVLKDASVREVLEQKIKKLGYFVATNIDEFEAKRDEHITSIRNKFIFAFITSIVIMALEMFAPQSLLVNLLMLVLAFLVLAFSGKDFFVHAIEAVKNKNYDMNVLVALGSGSAFLYSLFVVIFSNFIPDDLKNVYVSGAAMIIAFVLLGKYLEERSKAKAGDYLKTLLKISPKTAFLVMPDGNSKEVNVNELKVGDIVIVKNGYNIPSDGVIVQGGAEIDASMLTGESLPVYKEVGDSVFAGTLNTNGYISVKVTKSSFESLLSQILSLLSDASSKKMPIGRLADKIANIFVPSVVAISVLTFFIWIIFSGNFAYAISSAICVLIISCPCALGLATPIAIVSSLSRGAKAGILVKNPEVLELIKDAKFVAFDKTGTLSKGLISVKSSNLSEKELELVASAENLSEHPISKAIVRYAKQNYINLQKLNGKFQNVVGQGIVYEDESNKIIIGNKKLLAANDILLNEADSLAIKEATNDGSGVILCAVNQKFSGFLTLSDELKNEANSVINELSRLNLQSVILSGDDKKVVANIASKLNVSEYYANMLPEDKFNKVKELMSRGGVIFVGDGINDSPSLKEASVGIAMNSGSDIAKGAGDIVLVKNDLRGVSGLVKLANATIANIKENLFWAFMYNAICIPVAAGVLYPIFGLLLSPVYGSMAMCLSSVTVVLNALRLRYLQLKD